The segment CTCATGAAGCTGGCGGAAGTGCAGCAGGTCTTGCATCTGTTGCTACGCGAAGGGGTATCGATACGCCACTTAGGGTTGATTCTCGAGACATTAGGCGATTGTGCCCCGCGGACCACGGACTCTCTGGCCCTGGCCGAGCTGGTCCGCCAGCGGCTGGCACGGAGCATTTGTGCGCGTTATCGAGACGGCGAGCATCGATTGCGCGTTCTGACGCTCGACCCCGAGCTAGAGGATCGGATTCGCGCCAGCTGTGAACAGACCGATAGCGGAATTACCGTGAGGATGCCGCCGCCGGCACGCGATGCCATTTGTCGGCTCATCCGCGAGGAGGCCGAAAACCTGGTTCGCGAAGATCATCCGGCGGTGGTCTTGGTGAGCCCGCAAATACGTGTTCCTCTCAAGCAAATTACGGCCGCTGGGTTGCCAAACCTGGTCGTACTGAGCTACGCCGAGATTACACAAGATACACATGTCGATTGCCTGGCGATGATCACCGACGCAGTCGGCGTGGCTGCCTGAAAATGTGGTGCCAGCAGACTTCTTTTTGTTGAATACGGGAGATTTCGTGGAAACCCACGGAGTGAATATGGAGATCAAAACCTATCGCGCCAGCACGATGCAAGAGGCATTGCGCCTGGTGCGCGCCGATCTCGGGCCAGGAGCAGCCGTACTCCACACGCGCGAGGCTCCGCTGAGCCGATTCTTGGGATGGGTCCCCGGCATGCGGCGGATCGAGGTGACCGCATCCAACGACGTCGTCGTGCCGGCTCGCTTTCCGCTGAGTGGTCATTCACGCGCGGCCCGAGGACGGTCGCTCGCCGACGACGAGACGGCGACGGCCTCCCCGACGGTGGACGTGGCCAGTCAGCTGGCCGAGCTACAGACCATGGTCGAGGATCTTTGTCGGCGCAGTCGCGGTACAAGCCAGCCGGAGCTGCCAGAATCGCTTTTCGGCCTATATGCCGAGTTCATCGACGGAGAAATGCCCGAAGATCTGGCCCGCGACCTTGTCGAACGGGTCCGGCTTCAAACACCGCCACACGAGTTGGACGATGCCGCGGCCTTGCGCTTGCGTGCGGCAAAGATTGTCGAATCAGATATCACGGTAGCCCCGCCGATCAGCGTAACAAATGGACGTTGCCGCGTCGTGGCTTTAATCGGACCCACCGGTGTCGGCAAGACCACGACGATCGCCAAGTTGGCTGCCAATTTTCGTTTGCGCGACAAATGGAATGTGGGCCTGATCACGGTCGACACTTACCGGATCGCGGCCGTCGAACAGTTGCGCAC is part of the Pirellulales bacterium genome and harbors:
- the flhF gene encoding flagellar biosynthesis protein FlhF, producing MPADFFLLNTGDFVETHGVNMEIKTYRASTMQEALRLVRADLGPGAAVLHTREAPLSRFLGWVPGMRRIEVTASNDVVVPARFPLSGHSRAARGRSLADDETATASPTVDVASQLAELQTMVEDLCRRSRGTSQPELPESLFGLYAEFIDGEMPEDLARDLVERVRLQTPPHELDDAAALRLRAAKIVESDITVAPPISVTNGRCRVVALIGPTGVGKTTTIAKLAANFRLRDKWNVGLITVDTYRIAAVEQLRTYADIIDLPMQVVNTPREMREAVDRFAQMDLVLVDTAGRSPRDEIKIRELRALLSEARADEVHLVLSSAASAASSTVTVERFAPAGATALILTKLDEASGLGHLLPMARNARLPLSYLTNGQNVPDDIESVDANRLAQTVLGGAFQH